The Acidobacteriaceae bacterium nucleotide sequence CTGATGCGTGGAATGCCGAGCGTCGCCTGCCAAATGTCTGTCAGTTGACGCTCCAGGAAGTCGCGCGGCGCCTGGAAGGACGAGACATCGCTGGCCGAGATGCGAACGCCCGCGTTGCCTGCGGCATCGAAGACGTCAGGCAGCGCTTTCCGATCAACCTTGCCGTTGATGAGGCGAGGAAGCTCGGGCAAAGCCACGATCGCGTTCGGCATCATGTACTCCGGCAACGATGCGCCAATAGTCGCTTCAAGCTCACGAACCAGTTGCGGAGCTTTGTCGTCGTCGGCGTGCAGAGGCGCATCGACGTACGCGATCAGACGAGTCACGCCAACGCGCTCTTCATCATCTTTCAACACATGCTGCACAACGAGCGCTTCGCGCACATGCGCGTGCTGCTCAAGCACGCTTTCAATCTCTCCCAGTTCGATGCGATAGCCACGCACCTTGACCTGGAAGTCCATGCGGCCCATCAGGCGCAGCGTGCCATCGGCATCGATGCGCGCGGCGTCGCCGGTGCGATAGATTCGGCCGGGGCCAAAGGGGTTCTGCTTGAAGCGGTCGGAGGTCTGCTCCGGGCGGTTCCAGTATCCCGCCGCTACGCCTGCGCCTGCGATGCAAAGCTCGCCACGACGGCCAAAGGGCACCGGCTCCAGACTGTCGTCGAGAACGTAAAACTGCTGGTTCGGTAGAACGTCTGAGACCGGCGGCGAGGAAAGGCCACGCTGCACACGCGTTGCGGAGGACCAGATCGTCGTCTCGGTCGGCCCATACATGTTCCACACCGAGTCGCTGCAGTCGAGCAGGCGGTTTGCGAGATCCGTGGAAAGCGCTTCGCCGCCGCAGAGCACGCGTAGCTTCGTCTCTTTCGTCCAGCCTTCGTCGATCAACGCACGCCAGGCTCCCGGCGTAGCCTGGAGCACCGTTGTCTTCGTCTTCTTCAACAATGAAAGCAGTAGCGTAGGCGTACGCGCTTCGTTCTCGGTCGCGAAGACCAGACGCGCGCCGACGACGAGCGGAAGGAAGATCTCAAGCGCGGCGATATCGAAAGAGATCGTCGTGATGGCGCACCAGACATCCTGCGCCGTGAGTCCCGGTTTGCGCTGCACACCAAGCAACAGGTTGCGCAGTGCACCGTGCGGAACGGCCACTCCCTTGGGCTTGCCCGTAGAGCCGGAGGTGTAGATGACGTAAGCGATGTCGTCCGGGCTGCAGGGTTGTGGTGTGAACGCGGAAGCAGGCGCATCGCTCACCGAAGCGAGGTTCAGGATGCGAACAGCATCCTGAAGATGAAGCTCCCGATCGGTGACGAGCAGGCGCGCTTCGGAGTCCTCCACAGCCGTTTCAATGCGAGCGGCGGGGTAACGTGAATCGAGCGGAACATAGGAAGCACCTGCCAGCAAAATCGCGAGCAACGTTGCGACTGTGTCCGTAGAGCGGCCCATGCACACAGCGACTCGGTCGCCAGGGACAACACCTTCTTGTTGCAAGCGGGTGGCGATCGCAAAAGCACGCTTCTGTAACTGCGCGTAGCTCAACGAGCCGTTAGCGCACTCGATCGCAATCTGATTTGGGTTCGAAGCGGCGCGCCGCAGCACGGAGCTCTGCACGCTTTCAAACGCGCCAAAGTCGATCGGCTCGCCAACAAAGCGGTTCAGCAGGTCACGTCGTTCCGCACCAGAGACGAGCGGCAGCAGCAGTACAGGCGCATCGGGCAGGAGGATGCTGCCGTCGAGGATGCTGACCAACATACCGAGGAACGAGCGCATCGTGCTGGCACGCAGGTTCTGCGGGTTGTACTCAAGCTGGAGACGCGGGCCTTCTTCGGCGCGGTCGACGACCGCCATCATCATCTCGAAAATTGCGCCCGGACTTTCGGAACGCAGCGGGATGACCTGTAGCGAGGACGCCGGTGTTTCAATGCGCGTGACCTGCATGAACGAGGGCTGGTACAGGAAAAAGACGGGCAACTGCAGCGCCGTGCGACTGTCAGAGAAATCCTTGTGCTGGGCCAGCGTTTCAAACGGCAAGGCCTGATACTCGCTGGCTTCGATCGTCCACTGCTGAACGAAGTGCAGCAGTTCGCGGAAGGTCATCTGAGGGGTGATCTTCACGCGGATCGGCTGAATATTGATGAAGAGCCCGATCAGGTCCTGCGTGTCCTCGGTACGGTTCGCTACCGGATAGCCCACCATAAGGTCGGTCTGCCCGCTGACGCGCGCAAGCCATGCGAGGAAGGACGCGAAGAAGAAGACGTTCTGCGTGATGCCTTCGGCCTGGCAGAACGTACGCTCACGCGCGACGATGTCGCCCGGTACAAGCTGCGTTTCAATCGCACCGGTGCTACCGGCAAGATGCGCAGGCAGTTCGCTTGCGGCCTCTGCCTCATGCTCGAGGCTTACCGGCAGAAAGTCTGTACCGATGCGCTCGCGCCAGAAGCTCAGAGCCTGCTCGCTCTCTTCGCCTTGCATCCAGCCTTCGTGCCACAGCGAGTAATCGGCGTACTGCACGGGAAGCTCAGGCAAGCTGGCCTCACGACCAGTAAGTTCGCTTTCGTACAACGCGAAGAGGTCGCGCAACAGGATGCCAAGCGAGATGCCGTCACAGATGATGTGGTGCATCGTGACCAGCAGGATGTGATCCTTGGCGCCGAGCTTGAGCAGGTGCAAGGTAATCAGCGGGCCCTGCTCAAGATCAAAGGCGAAGGAAGCATGCTCACGCGTGATACGGTCGGCGGCAACTCTGCGCTCTTCGTTATCCAGCGTGGAGAGGTCCGTCACAGGCAGAGCAATCTCAAGATGCTCCAGCACAATTTGACGCAGCTTCTTATCCACTACGGCGAAGGTCGTCCGTAGCGATTCGTGGCGGTCGATGCAACGCTGGTAAGCACGCTGAAGGGCTGCTACATCCAGGTCACCGTTGCACTGCCACATGAGCGGCATATTCAGTGCAGGGTTTCCAGGCTGCAGCCTGTCGAGCGACCAGAAGCGTTCCTGAGCAGGCGTAACCGGCAACGCGTAAACCTCGGAGACACGTCGCTGGGTACACGCTGGCAGTCTTCCTGCTGCTTTAGCGAGATGTTTTCTTCGCCCATACGCACGTTAAGAGTCCTTCCTAAGGATATAGTTCTGTCGTGATACCGCACGAATAGTTTTTGGCGTCGTCGTAGCCGATGTCGCGATCGGTTGCTCCGTTGAAGGCAACGATGCCGCAATGGCCTGAATGGTACGCAAAGCCAGGATCTGCGCCGCCCGAAGGGGCAGGCCTTCTCGCTGGCAGCGTGCCGCCATGCGGAAAACCGTCAGCGAGTCGGCACCAAGCTCAAAGATTGTCTCGACCGTGCTGACCTCTTTGCGCTCCAGCAGTTCCTGCCAGATTGCGACCAACTTCGCTTCGCGCTCATTGGATGGCAGAACCATAGCCCGAGGCGCAGCCTGCGCACGGTGATTCGTCAATAGCGCCTTGCGGTCGATCTTGCCGTTTGCAGTCTGTGGCATGGCGTCGACCAGTACGATATCGCGCGGCTGCATGTACTCCGGCAGAACGCGCTGCGCGGCCACTCGCAGATCGCTTGCTTCGGCCACGTGGCCGGGCTCCATCTGTACAAAGGCGACGACGAAGGCGGAGGCTGTTTCTGTAGCTGCCTGCTGCGCGACCACGGCCTGAGCGACTCCAGGCTGGCCACGGAATGCAGCTTCAATCTCGCCAAGCTCGATGCGGTAGCCGCGAATCTTAACCTGCGAGTCGCCGCGGCCGCTGAGGGCGATGGTGCCGTCCGCGCACCAGCGGCCAAGGTCACCGGTGCGGTAGAGTCTGCCTTCGCCAAACGGATTTGCTAAGAACGCAGCCGAGGTCAGATCGTCGCGATGCCAGTAGCCACGCGCCAGGCCGTCGCCACCGATGTAGAGATCTCCGGGAACGCCCAACGGCAAGGGTTGCAGCGTGCTATCGAGGACGTAAAAGGTGGTGTTGGCGATTGGACCGCCGATGCGAGGTGTCTCGTCGCCGCGCTGCACCTGCAGCGTCGAAGACCAGATCGTCGTCTCGGTTGGGCCATACATGTTCCACACGTCGGTCGAGGTCTTTACCAGCTGTGCGGCGAGTTCGCGTGGTAAAGCTTCACCGCCGCAGAGCACCTTCAGCTTCAGATCGCTGCTCCAGCCTGCGTCCAAAAGCACACGCCACAGGCCGGGTGTGGCCTGCATGACGTTAGCTCCGGTGCGCCGCAGCAGACCGAGCAGCATGGCACCGTCGCGGGCCTCCTCGTCAGTGGCGATCACCACGCGACCGCCGGCAAGCAGCGGCATTAGCAATTCAAGCTCGGCGATGTCGAAGGAGATAGTGGTGACAGCCAGCATCGTGTCCGCTGCCGTGAAGCCAGGTTCACGCATCATGCTGTGCAGCAGGTTCATCAACGCGTTGTGATCAATCGCTACACCCTTGGGCTTGCCGGTGGAGCCGGAGGTATAGAGCAGATACGCGAGGTCGCTCTTCACAACCGTGGGCAGTACTTCGTCCGTGTGCGAAGGCTGTGGACCGGTGACGTTGATGCGGCGAATGCTGGAGACGATCTTTGGGTCACGGCCTGTGAGCAGCAGCGTCATCTGCGCGTCGCTCATGATCAGATTCAGGCGCTCCTGCGGATTGTTGGCATCGAGCGGAACATAGGCCGCGCCAACAGCCATCACCGCAAGCATCGCGCCGAGCAGTTCGACGGAACGGTCAAGCGAAATGCCGATGATGTCACCCGGCTTGACGCCTTCAGCCTTCATCCGCTGTGCGATGGTTTGCACGAATGCATGAAGCTCGCGGTATGTCCAAGCGTGGCCGTTGCATTCGATGGCTACGGCGCTGGGGCGTTCTGCAGCATAATGCGCGATGATCTGCGGCATCGACTGGAACGCGCCGAAGTCAGTGGCGGTGCGGTTCCAGGCTTCAAGCACCTGCTCCCGCTGCGCTACGGGGAGCAAGGGCAGCTTGACCACAAGCTCTTCCGGCGATGCGCTGACGCTCTGCAGCAGCTGCTTCCAGATCTCCATCCAGCGTTCGATGGTTGCGCCGTCAAAGAGGTCGGTGTTGTAGTCGCAGGTGAACTCGATGCCTGCGGGCGTCTCCATGACGTTGAGGAAGAGGTCCGTGTTGACGAACCGTTTCGCGTTCGAAGAGACGATTGCAGTCAGCCCCTCGAAGTTCATGCCTTCGCCGAGTTTCTCAAGGTTGAACTGCACTTCGATCAGCGGCATGCGACTGGAGTCGCGCGGCAGATCGAGCTCACGCAACAGGCTGCCGAAGGTGTACTCCTGGTGGCCCTGCGCGTCGAGCATAGCGGTGCGCGTTGCCTTCCAGTGCGCGGCAACGGTCTCCCCCTCGCGAAGCTCGCTGAGCATGGGCAGGAAGTGTACGCAGTGGCCGACGAGTGTTTCCCCCTCGAGCAACGCCTGCCCTGCGGTGGAGATGCCGACGACGACTTCGTCCTGCTGGGTAAGGCGATGCATCAGCATCTGGAACGACGAGAGGAAGGCGACGTAAGGACTCGCGCCGCTCTTGCGTGCCGCAGCACGAACAGCTTCGAAGATTCCGGTGGGGACGGTACCGCGGTACGTTGCGCCAGCAAAGCCGCGCAGTGCCGGACGTGGACGATCCGTCGGGAGATTCAGCCGTGGCGTGCGACCACGGAAACGCTCCACCCAATAGGCTTCGTTCGCGCGGAACTCACCGGCTGCGGTGCGCTCGCTCTCATGCAGTGCATACCCAGCGAAGCTTGACGACGTGGGAAGAGACTCCAGCGCCTTTGCGCCACCGGAGTAAATGGCTGCAACCTCTTCAAGCAGAACGTTGGCCGACCAGCCGTCGAGGACGATGTGATGGGCGGTGAGCAGCACGGTAAAGTGCTCCGCCGACTGCCGGAAGCAGATGACACGGAGCAGTGGACCACGATGCAGATCAAACGGCTGCACAGCTTCGGCGTTGCGGCGCGAGGCCACGGCCTGCAGACGAGCGTCGGCTTCAAACGCGCTGAGATCCGCGAACTCGATCTCGCCTTCGAAGGCCGGAGAGACCTGCAGCATTTCACCGGCTTCATCCACCGTGCTGCGCAGAGCGTCGTGTCGAGCGACGGCAGCGTCGAGCGCAAAGCGCAGGGCGTCTTCCCGCACGGCGCCGCGAAGCTCAAGCGTTACGGACTCGTTGAACGCACAGTTTGCCGCGTCATCCAACGAAGCCGCGAGGAAGATTTCGCGCTGTGGTTCGGTGAGCGGAACACTCGACGGAATTTCGCGCTGTAGCTTTGGTGCAAGCGCAGGGGTGTTGCTTTGCGATGCTGCAGCAATGGCTTCAGCCTCGCCCGTTGGGAGAATGCCAAGTCCATGGAGCTCTGCGATGGTTTCGCGGAACGCCTGCAGCACGGACACGATATCTGCGTCGCTATGCACGGTGGTGAGGAAGCAAGGGTAGCCTTCCTGGATGTGTACGCCGCGAGCACGCATGGCGTAGTAGAAGAGCGGGGCCATCTTCCACTCGCTGGGGAAGGAGACGTAGAACCACGAAGCAAAGCCGTAGACACGGAATGGAACGTTGCGCTCGGCGAACATCGCGTTCACCTCACCCATCATCGCAGCAGTCTTCTCGTTGAGCGTCTGCTGCATGGCGGGGCCGTGCTCGTTCAAGTGCTGCAGCACAGCGCGCGCAATTGCAAGCGCCTGCGGGTGGCGAACGAAGGTGCCCGCAAAGAACGTCATGCCGACTTCTGGTGTCGAGGCATCGCCATAGTGCCAGGCACCACCGTCAAGCGCGTCCATCCACTTTGCTTTACCCGAAAGCACGCCGACAGGATAGCCACCGCCGACAACCTTGCCGTAGGTGCAGAGATCGGCGCGAATGCCGAGGTACTCCTGGATGCCGCCAGGGGCGACGCGGAAGCCGGTCACCACTTCATCGAGGATCATCGTTGCGTCGGCGGCTTCGGTCAGCTTGCGAACTTCGCGGATGAACTCGAAGGGTTGCACTTCGGGATGGCGTGTCTGCACAGGCTCGATGAGCACGGCGGCGAGATCGTTTGCGTTCGCACGCAGCCACTCCAGCGACTCTGGTGTGCCGTACTCCAGCACGGTAACGTTGCCGACGTTGCCGAACGGGATGCCGGGAGCGATCGGCATGGAGCCTGCAGGTGTCTGACGCACGAGCACTTCGTCGAACGTGCCGTGATAGTCACCCGCGAAGTAGACCACGCGGTCGCGACCTGTGATGGTCCGGGCCAGACGGATCGCAGCCATGACGGCCTCCGAGCCTGTGTTGCAGAACGTGACGCGCTCGTTGCCGGTCATGTCGGCGAAGAGCTTTGCCACTTCGCCAGCCAGCACCGATTGCGGGCCGATCGCAACACCCTTGTTCATCTGCTCCATTGCGGCATTCACGACGAACTCCGGCGAGTGACCGAACATGATGCAGCCGTAACCGTTCACGATGTCGATGTACTCGTTACCGTCAACGTCGATGATGCGCGAGCCTTTGGCGCGGTCCGTGACCAGCGGGTAGACCATCTCCTTCCACTGCGGACGGAAGCCCGCAACGGCCCGTGGATCGGCAAGGAAGGAACGTGACTCCGCTGTGTGTCGCTTCGAGCCTGGCGTCTTCTGCACGTACTTTGCGATCAGGGCTTCGAGGTACGCGGTCTGCTCCGGAGTTGTAGCGTGCGTAACTTTCTGGATAGTGCGGAAGGAGCCATGCTTTACTTCACCCAACGCAGCGGCGTTTGGCACGGGCCTGGCTGTAGCTGCGGCCTTCGCGAGCGGCTCCATACCAGCGAGCTTGCGAAGCTCATCAATCTGCCCGGCAAAGATCGAGTTCAACTGCGCAATCTGCTGCTCGAGTGCGGCGCCCACTACACTGTTGCCTGCGGGAGCGGCTGCTTCCTGTGGGAGAACACCGTCGAGGTAGGATGCGAGCTTCTCTACCGAGTCATCGCTTTCCATCAACTGGCGGAAGCTGATGGCTGCGCCGAAACTCTTGGTGAGCACTTGCGCGGCCTGCGTCATGCAGAGCGAATCGAGGCCAAGTTCGAGGAACGAAACTTCGTCCTCTTCCGATGTAATCGTGACACCGGATACCTTGTGCAGCTCTTCAGCTACGCGGCGACGCAATGCCGGAAGGCGATCCTGCGATGCGGGTACTGCTTCCACTGCAGCTTGCGGAGCGGCTGATGCGGGTAGTGACGGCTGCGCTTCGATCCAGAAGCGTTTGCGTTCGAAGGGATAGGTTGGAAGAGCGATGCGTTGCGCTGGTTCGATGCTGGCGAAGAAGTTCGCGAGCAAGGTTTCATCACCACCAAGCCACGCAAGCGCAGACGCTTCCGCAGCATCACGAAGAACCGGTGCAGAGATAGGGGCCTGCAGAGAGGCGATCGCCTCTTCGCGAGTGCTTACAACAACAGCCGCGCGATGCTTGTAGAACGTGCGGCCATCGGCAAGCGTCCAGGCTATATCTTCCAGATTCAACTCGGCGTGATGCTGCAGAAACGTCGCCAACTCGAGGCGCATCGCCGCGAGGGCTTCCGGCGTGCGTGCAGACAGCACCAGGGGCAACGCCCGTTGCACCGGAGCAGCCGCAAACATTGCAGGAGCCTCTTCGAGCACGACGTGTGCGTTCACACCGCCGACGCCAAACGCGCTGACGCCTGCTCGCAGTGGACCCTCGCTTGCCCAGGGCTTCGCGTCTGCGATGAAGCGGAAGGGCGAGTTCTCCATAGGGAGATGTGGGTTCGGCGTGCGGAAGTGCGCGAGGCCGGGAAGCGTGCGCTCATGCAACTGCATGACAGTCTTGATGACGCCAGTGGCGCCCGCCGCTGCATCGAGATGCCCGACGTTGGCCTTCGCAGAACCGATAGTGCACCAGCGCTTTTCGCTGGTGCCGAAGACCTGGCTCAATGCAGAGAACTCGACGGGATCGCCGAGCGGCGTGCCTGTGCCGTGCGCTTCGACGTAGCTGATGGAAGCAGCCTCAACACCCGCCATGCCCTGCGCGCCTTGCAGAGCGCGGACCTGGCCGTTGATGCCGGGAGCCATATAGCCGACCTTCTCCGCACCGTCGTTGGTGACGGCGAAGCCACGGAGTACGGCGTAGACGGTATCGCCGTCGGCGACGGCGTCCTCAAGGCGTTTGAGCAGCACCATCGCCGCGCCGTGGCCGAAGACCGTGCCCGAAGCTGCGGCATCGAACGGACGACAGGTGCCGTCGGCGGACATCAGCGAGCCCTCCTGCGCGATGTAGCCGCGCTCCTGTGGGAAGGTGATGGAGACGCCACCGGCGAGCGCCATGGAGCACTGATAGTTGAGCAGCGACTGGGCAGCCTGTGCGATGGCGACGAGGCTGGTGGCGCACGCGGACTGTACCGTCACGGCCGGGCCACGCAGATTCAGCTTGTAGGCAATGCGCGTGGTGAGGAAGTCTTTGTCGTTGCCGAGCGCGGTGGCGAACTCACCCACCTGGTAGTTTGCTGCGAGTTTTTCCAGCGCAGCGCGATCGCCGCAGAGGTTGTTCAGCAGGTAGGTGTTGAGGCTGCAACCGGCGTAGAGACCGATCTCGTCGGCGTAGCGATGCGACGAGTAGCCAGCGTTCTCGAGCGCCTGTTCGGCAACCTCAAGCAGCACACGGTGCTGCGGGTCCATGCGCTCGGCGTCATGCGGTGTGACGCTGAAGAACTCCGCGTCGAAGAGATCCACGTCCGGCAGCACGCCACGAGCAGCGACGAAGTCAGGCGCAACGTCTCCAGGCTTTGCCGTGAAGTGCGTGACCGTATCTTTGCCCGCGAGGATGTTCTGCCAAAACTGTTCAACACTGGCTGCACCGGGAAAACGACCTGCCATTCCGATGATGGCAATTGACTGCTCCGGCAAAGGATTCTTTGCGGTCTTTTTCATTTCTGCGCCGCCTTTCCTTGCATTCGAATAGGACGGAATACAGATTGGGATTTCACTGCTTTCCCCGAAGCACTTGCCGTTGCTGCCGCTTCAAGAGAAGCCGCGAGCGCGCGAATGCTGGGGTGTTGAAACAACGTGAGGATCGTCACCGGCTGTGCCAGCATCTGTTCAAGACGAGTGCGCAGAGAGTGCAACAGCAGCGAGGTTCCTCCCGCTTCGAAGAAGTTGACCTCCGGATCGGGCATGGCGCGGAGACCCAGAACGCTCTGCCAGACGAAGCCGATCTTTCCTTCAAGGCCGGTCAAAGGCGCGGCAGTAGAAGATGCGGGGATGACTTCGGAAGAAGCAGCGAGAACGGCGCGGTCGATCTTGCCGTTGATCGTCAACGGCACCTTGTCGATGCGGACAAACTTTGAAGGCCGCATGTGTTCAGGAAGATGAGCGGCAGCGTGTTCACTCAACGCTCGAGCATCCATCTCTCCTACGATGTAGGCGCACAAAACGCTGCTGCCAGTGGCTACATCAGCGACAATCTGGCGCACAGAAGGATGCTGCAACAGGACGGCTTCCACCTCGCCGAGTTCGATGCGGAAACCACGCAGCTTGACCTGGCGATCGCCACGCCCGAGGTACGCCAGTTCGCCATCGGCGCGCCGACGCACAAGATCGCCGGAGCGATAGAGGCGACCTTCACCGAAAGGGTTCGGGAGGAATCGCTCCGCAGTAAGCGCAGGCAGGTTGAGGTAGCCGAGCGCTACGCCTGCTCCGCCAACGAAGAGCTCGCCTTCTTCTGCGGGCTGCAAGGCTTCATCAAGAACATGCAGATCAAGGTCGGGGATGGCGACGCCGATAAGGCTATCGTTTTCGTGCTCGGCGTCTGCCTGCAGGATGCGGCGATAGGTGACATGTACGGTGGTTTCGGTGATGCCGTACATGTTTATGAGCGCAGGCTGCGCATCACCGTGACGCTCAAACCAAGGCAGCAGCGAGCGAAGGTTCAACGCCTCGCCACCGAAGATGACGTAGCGGAGCGAGCGCACACTCTGTGGCTGGCGGGATTCAGCCTGCATGAGCAGGTTGAAGGCCGCGGGCGACTGGTTCAGCACCGTAACACCTTCGCGCTCGATCAAGGAGCAGACCGCTTCCGGGTCGCGGCAGGTTTCGAAGGGCACAAGCACGAGGCGGCCACCATAGAGCAGCGATCCCCAAATCTCCCAGACGGAGAAGTCGAAGGAGGGCGAGTGGAACATCGTCCATACATCGTCTGCGTTGAAGCCAAACCACGCGTACGTCGAGGTCAACAGACGAAGCACATTGCCTTCGGTCACCATCACGCCCTTGGGCTTGCCCGTGGAGCCGGAGGTGTAGATCACATAGGCCAGGTCGTCACGAGAGCGCGACGGCAACACGATGGTGACGTTCCCATTTTCAGTGGAAGCGAGGTCATGGATGCTTGTAGCGTTTGCGGCTACGGACAGATCATTCGTAAGAGTGATCTGAGGCTTTGCGTCTTCGAGCGTCTGCGCGATGCGTGCTGCGGGGTAACGCGGGTCTATCGGAAGATACGCTGCGCCAAGGCGAACGATGCCGAGCATGGCAGCGATCAGTTCGATGGTGCGATCGCAAACCAGGGCCACCAGATCGCCACGCTGTACACCGCGCTGCTGCAACGCCGAAGCGATACGCGTTGCCATGACGTCCAGCTCGGCGTAGCTGACGGAACGGCTGCCGAGCGTTACGGCTACATGCGAGGGTTGCGATACGGCGATGGCTGCAAAGGCGTCTGCGAGGTTCAGCACCTCGTGCAGTGTGACGGTTGCACGGCTCATAGGCGACCCTTCAAGGCATGGAGCCACTGGCCGAGGTGGCCGGGGGCAAAGACCCACGGAGCGTGGATCTGCACAACGTGCCGCAAAGCAAAGTTCCCTGCGAGGCAGGCGAGGAAGAAGACCGTCATCAGGATGTCCTGCCGCACGGGCTTCACACCATGGCGTGTCGCGCCCCACTCTGTCACGAAGTAGAGCGGAAGATCGCCTGCCGCGATTGCAACAAGTGCACCGAAGAGACCGAAGTGGTCGAAACCGATCTTGATGCCAAGGAACATCGCCGCACACCATGCGGCGT carries:
- a CDS encoding amino acid adenylation domain-containing protein, producing the protein MSRATVTLHEVLNLADAFAAIAVSQPSHVAVTLGSRSVSYAELDVMATRIASALQQRGVQRGDLVALVCDRTIELIAAMLGIVRLGAAYLPIDPRYPAARIAQTLEDAKPQITLTNDLSVAANATSIHDLASTENGNVTIVLPSRSRDDLAYVIYTSGSTGKPKGVMVTEGNVLRLLTSTYAWFGFNADDVWTMFHSPSFDFSVWEIWGSLLYGGRLVLVPFETCRDPEAVCSLIEREGVTVLNQSPAAFNLLMQAESRQPQSVRSLRYVIFGGEALNLRSLLPWFERHGDAQPALINMYGITETTVHVTYRRILQADAEHENDSLIGVAIPDLDLHVLDEALQPAEEGELFVGGAGVALGYLNLPALTAERFLPNPFGEGRLYRSGDLVRRRADGELAYLGRGDRQVKLRGFRIELGEVEAVLLQHPSVRQIVADVATGSSVLCAYIVGEMDARALSEHAAAHLPEHMRPSKFVRIDKVPLTINGKIDRAVLAASSEVIPASSTAAPLTGLEGKIGFVWQSVLGLRAMPDPEVNFFEAGGTSLLLHSLRTRLEQMLAQPVTILTLFQHPSIRALAASLEAAATASASGKAVKSQSVFRPIRMQGKAAQK